The Cytobacillus oceanisediminis genomic interval AAAATGGAAAACCACCATCGCAAATCTTTATTGAACAAGGCTTTGATCTTGAGATGATTGGCAAAGAACAGCCAAACGTTGCCTGCGCTGGAGAGAAACATTTGAAAGGTATGGAGAGAAAGGTCTCCTTACGGAACGTCGTGGTAAAGGGAGTACTGGACGTCCTTCTTCAAAGCAACTTTCCATTGAGGAGAAACTAAGGAAGGCTGAGGCAAGGATTAAATTCCTTGAGGCAGAGAATGATTTCTTAAAAAAGCTGGAAGAACTAGAAAGGCAGGCGTTGAAGAAGAAACGATTCTAACGACAGCTGTAAAGTTTTCTCTAATCGAGAAAACCATCAGAATACATCAGTTAAAGAAAGCTGTTGCCTACTTGTGTGAGCTGGCAGGTGTTAGCAGAAGTGGCTACTATGATTGGTTGAAGGCTGCACATTTACGGGCACAACGTGATGAGCAGGATGAACTGGACATAGAGTTGATTCAAGAAATATTTATAAGCAAAAAAGAAAAAGTAGGTGCCCTCCAGATTAAAATGATCCTGGAGAATAATTATTCAGCTGTAATGAACCACAAAAAGATTAGGCGTTTGATGGCAAAATATAATCTTGAAACAAAAGTAAGGAAAGCCAACCCTTATCGAAAGATGGCCAAGGCAACCCAGGAACATCGAACCTGCCCGAACCTGCTTAACCGAGAATTCAATCAGGAGGAACCAGGGAAAGTCCTGCTTACTGACATTACATATCTCTATTATGGAAGGGTCAAAGAGCATATTTATCCTGCGTAAAGGACGGAGCTACAAGGGAAATTATTGCGTACCACCTGTCCACGTCATTAGATATGGACATCGTCTATAAGACGTTGAAAAAGTTGGAGGCAGCTGTTGGCAATTATTTTCACCCTGAAGCCATATTACATTCTGACCAAGGTATGCACTACACTCATCCTCTATTCCAAAGCAAAGTGAAAGAGCTTGGCTTAACTCAATCAATGTCCCGAAAGGGAAACTGTTGGGATAACGCACCAATGGAGAGCTTCTTTGGACATTTTAAAGATCTGGCAGAGTATAAATCACTGGATAATTTAAAGGAGGTAACGAAGGAAGTAGAGCGAGTAATCGAAGATTATAATCATCACCGTTATCAATGGGGCTTAAATAAAATGACCCCGGTACAATACCGAGGTCACTTACTAGCCGCATAGGCGCTTTTTTAAAACTGTCCGTAAATGGGGGTACAGTTCAGTTTTCTCCTGATGGACGTTTTTATTTTAGCCTTTAAGTGGCTGCAAGTCTTTATTTAACAAATACTCTTTCTCAAAAGAATACTTTTTCTCCACATATACCTGATGCCAAACCATGAACATAAGAACTGTCCAGATTTTGCGGCTGTTATCTGCTTTATCCTGGCAATGGTCTTCAAGAAGCCCTAACACATAATCTTTATTGATTAAGTGATCCACATTGCTTTCACGGATAATATTTTTAGCCCACTCATTCATCTCGTCTTTCAGCCAGTGGCGGATTGGCACAGGGAATCCAAGCTTCTTACGGTTCAGCACATGGTCTGGAACGACTCCTTCAGCAGCTTTGCGAAGAATATACTTCGTAGTGCCATTTGCCGTTTTCAGGCTGGTCGGAATTTTGGAAGCCACTTCAAACACTTCTTTATCAAGGAACGGAACACGAAGCTCGAGAGAATGAGCCATCGTCATTTTGTCCGCTTTCAATAGAATGTCTCCGCGCATCCAAGTATGAATGTCGATATACTGCATGCGGTCAACCGGATCATATCCGTGGCTTTCTTCATATAGCGGTTTAGTGATATCCGTATAATTTAAGCGGTCTTTATAAACATGAAGCAGGCCGCGTTTCTCTTGCTCTGTAAACATTTTTGCGTTTCCAATGTAGCGCTCTTCCATTGGCGTGACACCGCGTTCGATAAAACTTTTCCCCTTCATTCCCTCTGGCATCATATTTGCAATCATGCGAAGAAGCTTTTTGCCGATGGCAGGAATTTTATTGAAGACTTCCAGGGATTGTGGTTCACGGTAAATATTATAGCCGCCAAATAGCTCATCGGCTCCCTCACCTGAAAGTACAACCGTTACATGCTTCCGTGCTTCTCTTGCCACAAAATAAAGGGGCACACAAGCTGGATCAGCAAGCGGATCGTCCATATGCCACATGATTCTCGGAATCTCATTCATGTATTCCTCAGGAGTAATGATGTAGCTGATGTTTTCGACACCCAGCTTTTCTGCTGTTTCTTTCGCTACATCCACCTCGCTGAAGCCATTGCGTTCGAAGCCAACAGAGAATGTTTTAATGGCAGGATGGAATTCTTTCGCAATGGAAGCAATGATGGAAGAATCGATTCCGCCTGAAAGGAATGAACCTACCGGAACATCGGCACGCATATGCATTTTGACTGAGTCGAATAAAACATCTCTTATTTCTTTCGTAAAATCGGCTTCTGACTTCTGCACTGGATGGAAAGCAGCTTTCCAATAACGCTTAATATCCATCGGAGCTCCGATTTTTTTAGTAAAATAATGACCAGGCTCAAGCTTATGGATTCCCTCTGACATGGTGTTTGGCTCAGGCACAAACTGATATGTCAAATAATGCTGGAGGGAGTCATAGTTTAATACATCATTCTGAAGCGCCAATAGAATGCTCTTCTTCTCTGATCCAAAGAACGTGCGGTCCCCCTTATCGTAATAAAAGAAAGGCTTAATCCCAAACGGATCTCTGGCTCCATATAGGGACTGCTCCTGTTTATCCCAAATGACAAACGCAAACATACCGCGCAATTTTTCAACAGCCTTTTCTTTCATATGGCTGTAAAGGGCAATTATGACTTCTGTATCGGAGCTTGTTTCAAAGCTTAAGCCTGCTTTGAGAAGTTCTTCACGAAGTTCCACATAGTTATAGATTTCACCATTAAAGATAATCCAATAACGCTCATTCTCGTAAGTCAGCGGCTGGTGTCCGCTTTCAATATCGATAATGCTCAACCGGCGGAAGCCGAATTGAATATGATCATCAAAATAGTATCCTGAATCATCCGGACCCCGATGGGTGATGATATCATTCATATTTTGGAATTGTTCTTTATCTGCGTCACGGTAATTTTGTGCTTTTTCATGTACACAACCAATAAAACCACACATTATGTACGTCACCTACTCCATTCTTTTCTCGATATTTAGATATAGCCTTAACGGCTCTTTGTCTTAGAAAACATACCCTATAATACTACCACTAATCATTTATAATTAGCACGTGGATTATAAAAAAAATATGCGCGGAAAATTAAGCCATTATCCGAAGTTTAAACGATAACATATAATTATAAACGACTAAAGAGCATAAAGACCGAAAAGTGAATAAACATCCTATATGTATAATGACGCAAAAAAGAAAGCGGGAGTTACATGATTAATGCAACTCCCGCTTTTTATATTATTGTCTCCCCCTTAAAGTATCGGGGATGGCCAAAGAGCTTCCGCTTTTCTATTCAGCTTCAGAACGAAGAATTTCTGCCTTATCTGTACGCTCCCAAGGAAGATCAACATCTGTACGTCCGAAATGTCCGTAAGCAGCTGTCTGCTTGTAAATTGGGCGGCGAAGGCCAAGCATGTTAATAATTCCTGCAGGACGAAGATCAAAATGCTTTCTTACTAGATCAACTAGTACATCTTCGCCCACTTTGCCTGTTCCGAATGTATCAACAGAAATCGATACAGGCTGTGCCACACCGATCGCATAAGCAAGCTGAACTTCAACTTTTTCAGCTAAGCCGGCTGCTACAAGGTTCTTCGCTACATAACGAGCAGCATAAGCAGCAGAGCGGTCAACCTTTGTAGGATCCTTACCGGAGAACGCGCCTCCGCCATGACGGGCATATCCGCCGTAAGTATCAACAATGATTTTGCGTCCAGTCAGGCCTGCATCCCCTTGAGGTCCTCCGATAACGAAACGTCCTGTTGGGTTGATGAAGTACTTAGTATTCTCATCGATTAGTTCTTTGGGAACAACCGGGTTAATAACATGTTCCTTCAGGTTGCGCTGGATTTGCTCCAGGCTGATCTCAGGGTGATGCTGAGTAGAAATAACAATTGTGTCAATGCGGACAGGCTTGTCATTTTCATCATACTCAACCGTTACCTGAGTTTTTCCGTCTGGACGAAGGTAAGGAAGGATTTCTTCTTTACGAACTTCAGTCAGGCGGCGGGAAAGTTTATGTGCTAAAGAAATCGGAAGAGGCATAAGCTCTTTCGTTTCGTTGCAGGCAAAACCGAACATTAAGCCCTGGTCTCCTGCACCAATTGCTTCGATTTCCTGATCGCTCATTTGTCCTTCGCGTGCTTCAAGGGCCTGGTCAACACCCATTGCAATATCTGCAGACTGCTCATCAATGGAAGTTAATACTGCACAAGTTTCGGAATCGAAACCATATTTAGCACGGGTATAACCGATTTCTTTTACCGTTTCACGAACGATTTTTGGAATATCTACGTATGTAGATGTTGTGATTTCACCTGCAACTAATACAAGTCCAGTTGTTACAGAAGTCTCTGCAGCAACACGGGCATTCGCATCTTTAGCTAAAATCGCATCTAAGATTGCATCAGAAATTTGGTCACAGATTTTATCCGGATGACCTTCAGTAACTGATTCAGAAGTAAACAAACGACGCTTTGTTGACATCTGGCTTCCTCCTTATAAATAGAAAATTGAGCGAGAATTAAGAAATGGGGAAG includes:
- the asnB gene encoding asparagine synthase (glutamine-hydrolyzing), with translation MCGFIGCVHEKAQNYRDADKEQFQNMNDIITHRGPDDSGYYFDDHIQFGFRRLSIIDIESGHQPLTYENERYWIIFNGEIYNYVELREELLKAGLSFETSSDTEVIIALYSHMKEKAVEKLRGMFAFVIWDKQEQSLYGARDPFGIKPFFYYDKGDRTFFGSEKKSILLALQNDVLNYDSLQHYLTYQFVPEPNTMSEGIHKLEPGHYFTKKIGAPMDIKRYWKAAFHPVQKSEADFTKEIRDVLFDSVKMHMRADVPVGSFLSGGIDSSIIASIAKEFHPAIKTFSVGFERNGFSEVDVAKETAEKLGVENISYIITPEEYMNEIPRIMWHMDDPLADPACVPLYFVAREARKHVTVVLSGEGADELFGGYNIYREPQSLEVFNKIPAIGKKLLRMIANMMPEGMKGKSFIERGVTPMEERYIGNAKMFTEQEKRGLLHVYKDRLNYTDITKPLYEESHGYDPVDRMQYIDIHTWMRGDILLKADKMTMAHSLELRVPFLDKEVFEVASKIPTSLKTANGTTKYILRKAAEGVVPDHVLNRKKLGFPVPIRHWLKDEMNEWAKNIIRESNVDHLINKDYVLGLLEDHCQDKADNSRKIWTVLMFMVWHQVYVEKKYSFEKEYLLNKDLQPLKG
- the metK gene encoding methionine adenosyltransferase; this encodes MSTKRRLFTSESVTEGHPDKICDQISDAILDAILAKDANARVAAETSVTTGLVLVAGEITTSTYVDIPKIVRETVKEIGYTRAKYGFDSETCAVLTSIDEQSADIAMGVDQALEAREGQMSDQEIEAIGAGDQGLMFGFACNETKELMPLPISLAHKLSRRLTEVRKEEILPYLRPDGKTQVTVEYDENDKPVRIDTIVISTQHHPEISLEQIQRNLKEHVINPVVPKELIDENTKYFINPTGRFVIGGPQGDAGLTGRKIIVDTYGGYARHGGGAFSGKDPTKVDRSAAYAARYVAKNLVAAGLAEKVEVQLAYAIGVAQPVSISVDTFGTGKVGEDVLVDLVRKHFDLRPAGIINMLGLRRPIYKQTAAYGHFGRTDVDLPWERTDKAEILRSEAE